A window of the Lysinibacillus irui genome harbors these coding sequences:
- a CDS encoding methyl-accepting chemotaxis protein — protein sequence MKKTKKARNTVKKRPSLFKRKKASTQETLGNDLPPIKEKRQRFYHLIRGKVLIMFALLIVINGVMGILSYVNIQNLQQQMEDFTKKNVQEQLTVNQLAYEIARLTNLEQSYLITGNGIYSTSYHLKIDTINKKLAALKEQFKDRQLELGHMQAIEQYYKNYLDYSEKVMTMRDELGLEQARKLMMGAAGETMKTHIDNNIESINVVMDDANKTKLDKLNQQVNISITTFFIVSIIGFLAIIIFGFMLFKSLKRNTQAINDSILDIAQAGGDLTRRVKVRNHDEFSIIAASTNTLIESISNLIRRVSELADHVSSSSQELMSLADENARTIQDIADATADIASDSDNTISSMHSAQQKMSDLEHSMHQLTEQASAVHRASVAMQQAADEGSRSVEQSSLVMQSIEETMASTTSTVEALGRKSADITSIIGTITAISEQTNLLALNAAIEAARAGEHGRGFAVVADEVRKLAEQSQSAAKEVTAIVTSIQNEVTSIIAQNHEGVTTVIRGVEVTNETNQSLANILMHTEETTSIIAAMVDKIATTLDFSNAVANDFVHVNAYAEQSAANTVTSAAAATQGSASMQEINAAATELAQQADNLRNLVSEFKV from the coding sequence ATGAAAAAGACTAAAAAAGCGCGAAATACAGTGAAAAAACGCCCGTCTCTCTTTAAAAGAAAGAAAGCTTCAACACAAGAGACACTTGGGAACGATCTCCCTCCTATTAAAGAGAAACGACAACGTTTTTATCATTTAATTCGGGGCAAAGTGCTTATTATGTTTGCACTACTTATTGTGATTAACGGTGTTATGGGTATATTGTCGTATGTCAATATACAGAATTTGCAGCAGCAAATGGAGGATTTCACTAAGAAAAATGTCCAGGAACAACTAACCGTTAATCAACTTGCCTATGAAATTGCTAGACTGACAAATTTAGAACAATCCTATTTAATTACAGGTAATGGCATTTATTCTACTTCTTATCATTTAAAAATTGATACCATTAATAAAAAGCTAGCTGCATTAAAAGAACAATTTAAAGATCGGCAATTAGAGCTTGGTCATATGCAGGCCATCGAACAATATTATAAAAATTATCTTGATTACTCAGAAAAAGTGATGACGATGCGCGACGAGCTAGGTCTTGAGCAGGCTCGTAAGCTGATGATGGGTGCTGCTGGGGAAACGATGAAAACACATATTGATAATAATATTGAATCCATTAATGTGGTCATGGATGATGCCAATAAAACCAAATTGGACAAGCTTAATCAACAGGTCAATATTTCGATTACTACATTCTTTATCGTATCTATCATAGGCTTTTTAGCTATTATCATTTTTGGCTTCATGCTCTTTAAATCTTTAAAACGCAATACCCAGGCAATTAACGATTCTATCCTTGATATAGCACAAGCAGGAGGCGATTTGACGAGACGTGTAAAAGTTCGTAATCATGATGAATTCTCGATTATTGCCGCTTCGACGAACACATTAATCGAATCGATTTCCAATTTAATACGTCGTGTGAGTGAATTAGCTGATCATGTATCAAGTAGTAGCCAGGAGCTAATGTCGCTAGCAGATGAAAATGCCCGTACGATTCAGGATATTGCGGATGCAACAGCTGATATTGCGAGTGATAGTGATAATACCATTTCCAGTATGCATAGTGCCCAGCAAAAAATGAGTGATCTGGAGCATTCTATGCATCAGCTTACAGAACAAGCTAGTGCCGTCCATCGCGCCTCTGTTGCCATGCAGCAAGCAGCCGATGAAGGGAGCCGTTCAGTGGAACAATCCTCGCTCGTTATGCAGTCCATTGAAGAAACAATGGCTTCCACAACATCAACTGTGGAGGCATTAGGTCGTAAATCTGCCGACATTACTTCCATCATTGGGACCATCACGGCCATTTCCGAGCAAACCAATCTTCTCGCTTTAAATGCGGCCATAGAAGCAGCACGAGCTGGCGAGCATGGTCGAGGCTTCGCAGTGGTGGCTGATGAGGTTCGCAAATTAGCTGAACAATCACAAAGTGCAGCGAAAGAAGTAACTGCCATTGTCACTTCTATTCAAAATGAAGTCACGTCAATCATCGCCCAAAATCATGAAGGCGTCACTACTGTCATCCGAGGCGTGGAAGTAACCAATGAAACGAACCAATCATTAGCCAATATTTTAATGCATACAGAAGAAACAACATCCATTATCGCAGCCATGGTAGATAAAATTGCGACGACACTAGACTTTAGCAATGCCGTGGCAAATGACTTTGTTCACGTCAATGCCTATGCAGAACAATCCGCAGCCAACACCGTAACATCTGCTGCAGCAGCAACACAAGGCTCTGCATCCATGCAGGAAATCAACGCAGCAGCCACTGAACTGGCCCAACAAGCAGACAACCTCCGAAATTTAGTGAGTGAGTTTAAAGTTTAA
- a CDS encoding YozE family protein: protein MKKSFYLYVLTYRGGDWTDPKVRFAEEMFHEHNFPKQSTDFHELSDYIESYATENLTIETFDTLWALYEEHA, encoded by the coding sequence ATGAAAAAAAGTTTCTATTTGTATGTCCTCACATATCGTGGTGGTGATTGGACTGACCCTAAAGTACGCTTTGCAGAGGAAATGTTCCATGAGCATAATTTTCCAAAACAAAGCACAGACTTTCATGAGCTGTCCGACTATATTGAGTCCTATGCTACGGAAAACTTAACAATTGAAACATTTGATACTTTATGGGCACTCTATGAAGAGCATGCCTAA
- the deoD gene encoding purine-nucleoside phosphorylase, translated as MSVHINAKKGEIADTILLPGDPLRAKYIAETFLEDVTCYNEVRNMFGYTGTYKGKRISVQGTGMGVPSISIYVTELMQEYDVQKLIRVGTCGAIQKDVKVRDVILAQAATSDTRMNQIIWGGAIDFAPIADFDLLLKAYNAGKDAGLNLQVGNIFTADMFYSDEHQNEKLAQYGVLAVEMESAALYTLAAKFGRKALSVLTVSDHILTGEVTTAEERQTTFNDMIVVALDAAIQD; from the coding sequence ATGAGTGTTCATATTAATGCAAAAAAAGGTGAAATTGCTGACACAATTTTACTTCCAGGAGATCCATTACGTGCAAAATACATCGCGGAAACATTTTTAGAAGATGTAACTTGCTACAATGAAGTACGAAATATGTTTGGTTATACAGGTACGTATAAAGGTAAACGTATTTCTGTACAAGGGACAGGTATGGGTGTGCCATCTATTTCCATCTATGTAACAGAATTAATGCAAGAATATGATGTTCAAAAATTAATCCGTGTAGGTACTTGTGGTGCAATTCAAAAAGATGTAAAAGTACGTGACGTTATTTTAGCGCAAGCAGCAACATCGGATACACGTATGAACCAAATCATTTGGGGCGGCGCTATTGATTTCGCACCAATCGCAGACTTTGATTTATTATTAAAAGCATACAATGCAGGAAAAGATGCTGGTCTTAACTTACAAGTAGGGAATATCTTCACAGCTGATATGTTCTACTCAGATGAGCACCAAAATGAAAAATTAGCACAATACGGTGTACTTGCTGTAGAAATGGAATCAGCAGCTCTTTACACATTAGCTGCAAAATTCGGCCGTAAAGCACTTTCTGTACTAACAGTAAGTGACCACATTTTAACTGGCGAAGTAACAACAGCAGAAGAACGTCAAACAACATTCAATGACATGATTGTTGTAGCGTTAGACGCAGCAATTCAAGACTAA
- a CDS encoding GyrI-like domain-containing protein: MAYQILSRTFQVVGLTGKGAFENFDKEVPALAKQLLNRSQEIKNHTGIEMALFEPKRDKNHRVGEYYVGLMVDQASSDVPQGMAFMETTHQYVTTRGKVSKIGTLHLDLLQWANEKNYTRNLDSYIVETYHPMEDGEEEVQIYLPIHQRRSVFCQTRKIIDFF; the protein is encoded by the coding sequence GTGGCATACCAAATTCTTTCTAGAACGTTTCAAGTAGTTGGGTTAACTGGGAAAGGAGCATTTGAAAATTTTGATAAGGAAGTTCCTGCTCTTGCAAAACAATTATTAAATCGATCTCAAGAAATAAAAAATCATACAGGAATTGAAATGGCTTTGTTTGAGCCTAAAAGAGATAAGAACCATCGCGTAGGGGAGTATTATGTAGGATTAATGGTGGATCAGGCATCTAGTGATGTGCCCCAAGGGATGGCGTTTATGGAAACAACTCATCAATATGTTACAACAAGAGGGAAAGTATCGAAAATCGGTACGCTCCATTTAGATTTATTACAGTGGGCTAATGAAAAAAATTATACAAGAAATCTAGATTCATATATTGTGGAGACGTATCACCCAATGGAGGATGGGGAAGAGGAGGTGCAAATTTATTTACCGATTCATCAAAGAAGAAGCGTGTTTTGTCAAACACGCAAGATTATAGATTTTTTTTGA
- a CDS encoding GNAT family N-acetyltransferase, which translates to MIIRKATLKDATGIGKVHVDSWRTTYKHIVPDDYLNNLSYEQRTELWAQQLADSNKYIVVAENDLGDIIGFASASKRDTNPLPNSNYVETLYLLEEYQGKGIGKQLLKDLFVYFRLKNDQTIFVEVLAENNTKYFYEHFGATLNTSLQVTIGGKVLEELVYEWNDINKVVALLSD; encoded by the coding sequence ATGATCATTCGAAAGGCTACCTTGAAGGATGCAACGGGCATTGGGAAAGTCCATGTGGATAGTTGGCGGACTACCTATAAACATATCGTGCCAGATGACTATTTAAATAATTTATCCTATGAACAAAGAACAGAATTATGGGCACAACAGCTTGCAGATAGTAATAAGTATATAGTTGTCGCAGAAAATGACTTGGGTGACATCATTGGCTTTGCATCTGCGAGTAAAAGAGACACCAATCCCCTTCCAAATTCAAATTATGTAGAAACGCTCTATCTATTAGAAGAGTACCAAGGAAAAGGAATTGGAAAGCAATTATTGAAAGATTTATTCGTCTATTTCCGTCTGAAAAATGATCAAACTATATTTGTAGAAGTACTCGCTGAAAATAATACTAAATATTTCTACGAACATTTTGGTGCAACGCTCAATACATCCCTGCAGGTTACTATTGGTGGGAAAGTTTTAGAAGAATTAGTTTATGAGTGGAATGATATAAATAAGGTTGTCGCATTACTTTCTGATTAA
- a CDS encoding DUF3923 family protein — translation MKIWWLLNIVWLIIFAAGAVFIGVRKVDGAGAVQTPEIKMLSFGILAVVFLFVILFQLMQLAIIHFMDKKRIQ, via the coding sequence ATGAAAATATGGTGGTTACTAAATATCGTTTGGCTCATTATTTTTGCTGCTGGCGCAGTTTTTATTGGCGTGAGGAAAGTCGATGGAGCAGGAGCCGTTCAAACGCCTGAAATCAAAATGCTGTCATTCGGTATTTTAGCCGTAGTATTCCTGTTTGTTATACTTTTCCAACTCATGCAACTGGCCATTATTCATTTTATGGATAAAAAAAGAATCCAATAA